One Nostoc punctiforme PCC 73102 DNA window includes the following coding sequences:
- a CDS encoding cytochrome P450: MKTNQIPPGSFGLPVLGETLSFVFDRDFAKKRYHQYGPIFKTHLLGRPTVVMAGPEALEFVLSSHIENFSWREGWPDNFKTLLGESLFLQDGEEHRRNRRLMMPALHGPALASYFSTMEDITRSYLQKWEKKQEFTWFQEFKQLTFDIASQLFLGTRPGPECVRLSQLFTTLTNGLLAINPLPLPFTTFGKAIAARNEILEHLTQVVRERQQNPTQDTISLLIKAKDEDGNSLSEKEIIAQAVLLLFAGHETTTSMLTWLCTELACHPEVLEKARVEQLQLASQGDLDLEQLGKMPYLEQVLWEVERLHQPVGGGFRGVIKDFELNGYHVPTGWQLYYSIGVTHQIEEIYSEPELFDPDRFSPQRQEHKKYPFSLVGFGGGPRICIGIAFAKMEMKIVAAHLLRSYHWEILPNQSLEVVAVPTNRPKDGLRVRFQPR, translated from the coding sequence ATGAAAACTAATCAAATTCCTCCTGGAAGCTTTGGTTTGCCTGTATTAGGTGAAACACTCTCCTTTGTTTTCGACCGCGATTTTGCCAAAAAGCGCTATCACCAATATGGGCCCATCTTCAAAACCCATCTTCTTGGCAGACCGACTGTAGTAATGGCAGGTCCGGAGGCATTAGAGTTCGTTTTGTCAAGCCATATCGAGAATTTTTCTTGGCGCGAGGGATGGCCTGATAATTTCAAGACATTACTGGGTGAATCGCTTTTTCTCCAAGATGGAGAGGAACACCGCAGAAACCGCCGCTTGATGATGCCGGCATTACATGGCCCAGCATTGGCGAGTTATTTCTCCACAATGGAAGATATTACGCGCAGCTATCTCCAAAAGTGGGAGAAAAAACAGGAGTTTACTTGGTTCCAAGAGTTTAAACAGCTGACATTTGATATTGCTAGTCAATTATTTTTGGGTACACGTCCTGGGCCGGAATGTGTGCGCCTTAGCCAGTTATTTACAACTTTGACGAATGGACTGTTGGCTATTAATCCGTTGCCTCTACCATTTACTACATTTGGTAAAGCTATAGCCGCGCGTAATGAAATTTTAGAGCATCTCACTCAAGTTGTCAGAGAACGTCAGCAAAACCCAACTCAAGATACCATCAGCCTGTTAATCAAAGCTAAGGATGAAGATGGTAATAGTTTAAGTGAAAAAGAAATCATTGCCCAAGCGGTGCTGTTACTCTTCGCTGGACATGAAACTACTACTTCGATGCTTACTTGGTTGTGTACAGAGTTAGCCTGTCATCCAGAAGTACTTGAAAAAGCTAGAGTTGAACAATTACAACTTGCAAGTCAAGGCGATTTGGATTTAGAACAATTGGGGAAAATGCCCTATTTAGAGCAGGTTTTGTGGGAAGTTGAAAGATTGCATCAACCTGTCGGCGGTGGGTTTCGTGGTGTGATTAAAGACTTTGAATTGAATGGTTATCACGTACCTACTGGTTGGCAGTTATACTACTCAATTGGAGTTACTCACCAAATTGAAGAAATATATTCTGAGCCAGAACTCTTTGACCCAGACCGTTTTAGTCCTCAACGGCAAGAACACAAAAAATATCCTTTTAGTTTAGTTGGTTTTGGCGGTGGTCCACGCATTTGTATTGGCATAGCTTTTGCCAAAATGGAAATGAAGATAGTTGCTGCTCATCTTCTACGTAGTTATCATTGGGAGATATTACCCAATCAAAGTTTAGAAGTCGTTGCTGTTCCCACTAATCGCCCTAAAGATGGGTTACGGGTTAGATTTCAACCTCGGTGA
- a CDS encoding ABC transporter permease, producing the protein MQRYLKVLRLFWGAAIASELEYRINFLVATLTSLGNLAGSLFGLFLFYRTGYTFSGWSWEAALVVLGIFTLLQGFSATFLASNLNRIVRHVQEGTLDFILLKPIRSQFWLSTHTLSPWGLPDLIFGSIIIGYAGKRLGVGINGYLLGVLPLLFSFVILYSLWFMLGSMSIWFVKIYNVTEVLRGLLEAGRYPIAAYPTAYRFFFTFVMPVAFLTTVPAQALLGRSEISWLIGAVILAIALFFASTWFWRFALRFYTSASS; encoded by the coding sequence ATGCAAAGATATTTGAAAGTACTAAGACTATTTTGGGGTGCTGCGATCGCATCTGAGTTAGAGTATCGGATTAATTTTCTCGTCGCTACCCTCACCAGCTTGGGAAATCTTGCGGGTAGCCTCTTTGGATTATTCTTGTTTTACCGCACTGGCTATACTTTTAGTGGCTGGTCATGGGAAGCAGCTTTAGTAGTTTTAGGAATTTTTACCTTACTACAAGGATTTTCTGCGACTTTTTTAGCGTCTAACTTGAATCGCATTGTCCGTCATGTTCAAGAAGGCACTTTGGACTTTATATTATTAAAACCTATCCGCAGTCAGTTTTGGCTTTCCACTCATACCCTTTCACCTTGGGGACTGCCGGATCTAATTTTTGGTAGTATTATCATTGGCTATGCAGGTAAACGCCTTGGTGTAGGGATAAACGGCTATCTACTTGGTGTGCTGCCGTTATTGTTCAGCTTTGTGATTTTATACAGCCTGTGGTTTATGCTGGGTTCAATGAGTATCTGGTTCGTCAAAATATACAACGTTACTGAAGTGTTGCGTGGTTTATTGGAAGCTGGACGATATCCCATCGCTGCATATCCCACTGCTTACCGTTTTTTCTTTACCTTTGTGATGCCAGTAGCTTTTTTAACTACAGTACCAGCCCAAGCGCTGTTGGGTCGGAGTGAAATTAGCTGGTTGATAGGTGCGGTAATATTAGCAATAGCCTTGTTTTTTGCTTCTACTTGGTTTTGGCGGTTTGCGTTGCGGTTTTATACTAGTGCTTCGAGCTAG
- a CDS encoding DedA family protein, producing MHLNLPDLITKIGYFGVWAIIFAESGLLIGFFLPGDSLLFTAGFLASLPKSGFNIWVLIFGAFVCAVLGDNVGYATGHKFGRKLFQKEDSWLFHKKHLVKTQDFYEKHGKKTLVLARFTPIIRTFAPIVAGLGAMHYRTFMSYNLIGGFLWTFGITLLGFFLGKSLPPEQVDKYLLPIIGLIIVVSLVPSMIHVIQENQANKN from the coding sequence ATGCATTTAAATTTACCAGACCTAATTACAAAAATTGGCTACTTTGGGGTATGGGCAATTATCTTTGCTGAATCTGGCTTGCTAATTGGTTTTTTTCTGCCAGGAGATAGTTTGCTATTTACTGCTGGATTCCTCGCATCTCTTCCAAAATCAGGGTTTAACATTTGGGTTCTGATTTTTGGTGCTTTTGTTTGTGCAGTCCTTGGTGATAATGTTGGCTACGCTACAGGACATAAATTTGGCAGAAAATTATTTCAGAAAGAAGATTCATGGTTGTTTCATAAAAAACACTTGGTAAAAACCCAGGATTTTTATGAAAAACATGGGAAAAAAACACTAGTTTTGGCCAGGTTTACACCGATTATTCGCACTTTTGCGCCGATTGTGGCTGGACTTGGTGCGATGCATTACCGAACATTTATGTCTTACAACTTAATTGGTGGCTTTCTTTGGACATTTGGCATTACCCTATTAGGATTTTTCTTAGGAAAATCTCTGCCACCTGAACAGGTAGATAAGTATTTGTTACCAATTATTGGATTAATTATAGTTGTTTCTTTAGTGCCATCAATGATTCATGTAATACAAGAAAATCAAGCAAATAAAAATTAA
- a CDS encoding acetolactate synthase large subunit, translated as MNTAELLVQCLENEGVQYIFGLPGEENLHVLEALKHSSIKFITTRHEQGAAFMADVYGRLTGKAGVCLSTLGPGATNLMTGVADANLDGAPLVAITGQVGTDRMHIESHQYLDLVAMFAPVTKWNKQIVRPSITPEVVRKAFKRSQSEKPGAVHIDLPENIAAMPVEGKPLRKDNSEKTYASFASIRAAAAAICQAVNPLILVGNGAIRAQASDAVTQFATLLNIPVANTFMGKGVIPYTHQLALWSVGLQQRDFITCGFDNTDLVIAIGYDLIEFSPKKWNRNGEIPIVHIGVSPAEIDSSYIPNAEVVGDISDSLYEILKLADRQGKPDPFAISLRSDIRADYEQYAHDDGFPIKPQKLIYDLRQVMGPDDIVISDVGAHKMWMARHYHCHSPNTCIISNGFAAMGIAIPGALAAKLVHPKRKVVAVTGDGGFMMNSQELETALRVGTPFVTIIFNDGGYGLIEWKQENHFGKGNSSFVHFSNPDFVKYAESMGLKGYRVESALDLIPTLKEALAQDVPAVIDCPVDYRENHRFSQKAGELSCAV; from the coding sequence ATGAATACAGCAGAATTATTGGTGCAGTGCCTAGAAAATGAAGGAGTGCAATATATTTTTGGACTCCCTGGCGAAGAAAACCTGCACGTTTTGGAAGCGCTAAAACATTCTTCGATCAAATTTATTACGACTCGTCATGAACAAGGTGCAGCATTCATGGCCGATGTCTACGGACGCTTAACAGGAAAAGCCGGAGTGTGTCTTTCTACTCTTGGCCCTGGGGCAACCAACTTGATGACTGGGGTAGCAGATGCTAACCTCGATGGTGCGCCCTTGGTGGCAATTACTGGTCAAGTGGGAACAGATAGAATGCACATCGAATCCCATCAATATTTAGATTTGGTGGCAATGTTTGCACCTGTTACCAAGTGGAATAAGCAGATTGTGCGACCGAGTATTACACCAGAAGTAGTGCGGAAAGCATTTAAGCGATCGCAATCTGAAAAACCCGGTGCAGTTCACATCGATTTACCAGAAAATATTGCTGCCATGCCCGTCGAAGGCAAACCTTTGCGTAAGGATAATAGCGAAAAAACTTATGCATCTTTTGCTAGCATTCGGGCAGCAGCAGCCGCAATTTGCCAAGCAGTTAACCCATTAATCTTAGTCGGAAATGGGGCAATTCGCGCTCAAGCAAGTGATGCCGTAACCCAATTTGCCACATTACTGAATATACCTGTTGCCAATACTTTCATGGGTAAAGGTGTGATTCCCTACACACATCAATTGGCTTTGTGGTCAGTCGGATTACAGCAAAGAGACTTCATTACCTGCGGTTTTGATAACACAGATTTAGTAATTGCCATCGGCTATGATTTGATTGAGTTTTCTCCGAAAAAATGGAATCGGAATGGTGAAATTCCGATTGTGCATATTGGGGTAAGTCCGGCGGAAATTGATAGTAGTTATATTCCTAACGCCGAAGTCGTGGGAGATATTTCAGATTCCCTCTATGAAATTTTAAAATTAGCAGACAGACAAGGTAAACCCGATCCTTTTGCTATTAGCTTAAGATCAGATATTCGGGCTGATTATGAACAGTATGCCCATGATGACGGATTTCCCATTAAGCCACAAAAGTTAATTTATGATTTACGGCAAGTGATGGGCCCAGATGATATCGTCATCTCTGATGTTGGCGCACATAAGATGTGGATGGCTCGTCATTATCATTGCCATAGCCCCAATACTTGCATAATTTCCAACGGCTTCGCGGCTATGGGTATTGCTATTCCTGGCGCATTAGCAGCAAAACTCGTTCATCCTAAACGCAAAGTCGTTGCTGTAACAGGTGATGGCGGCTTTATGATGAATTCTCAAGAATTAGAAACAGCCTTACGCGTAGGTACACCTTTTGTCACCATAATTTTCAATGATGGTGGCTATGGATTAATTGAGTGGAAGCAAGAAAATCACTTTGGCAAAGGAAACTCATCTTTTGTGCATTTTAGTAATCCTGATTTTGTTAAATACGCTGAAAGCATGGGTTTAAAAGGGTACCGAGTTGAATCGGCTTTAGATTTAATTCCCACTCTGAAAGAAGCCCTCGCTCAAGATGTACCCGCCGTGATAGATTGTCCCGTAGATTATCGGGAAAATCACCGCTTCAGTCAAAAAGCTGGCGAGTTGAGTTGTGCGGTGTAA
- a CDS encoding NAD-dependent succinate-semialdehyde dehydrogenase produces the protein MAIATINPATGETLKTFEALNDTEILAKLDLANQAFEKYRQTDFSERSQWLQKAADILEQDKAEFAKLMTLEMGKPFKAAIAEVEKCAVVCRYYAEHAPSFLADVSVKTDASQSFVRYQPMGAILAVMPWNFPFWQVFRFAAPALMAGNVGLLKHASNVPQCALAIEDIIRRAGFPEGAFQTLLIGAAKVADLMADDRVKAATLTGSEPAGISLAVAAGKQIKKTVLELGGSDPFIVLESADLETAVVTATTARMLNNGQSCIAAKRFIVAEAIADKFEKLLLEKFEALKVGDPMQSDTDLGPLATPGILQDLDQQVQAATKIGGKVLTGGHPLSDRPGNFYPPTIIIDIPPDTPIAKEEFFGPVALLFRVPDIDAAIKLANDSPFGLGASAWTKNDQECDRLIEEIEAGAVFINSMVKSDPRLPFGGTKRSGYGRELSIQGIHEFVNVKTVWVK, from the coding sequence ATGGCGATCGCTACTATCAATCCCGCCACTGGGGAGACGCTCAAGACCTTTGAGGCGCTCAATGATACAGAAATTCTCGCTAAACTCGATTTGGCTAATCAGGCTTTTGAAAAGTATCGCCAGACTGATTTTTCTGAGCGATCGCAATGGCTACAAAAGGCTGCTGATATTTTAGAGCAAGACAAAGCAGAATTTGCTAAGTTAATGACTCTGGAAATGGGTAAGCCATTTAAAGCTGCGATCGCAGAAGTCGAAAAATGCGCCGTTGTCTGTCGCTACTATGCCGAACATGCCCCTAGTTTTTTGGCTGATGTCAGTGTAAAAACTGATGCCAGCCAGAGTTTTGTACGTTATCAACCAATGGGTGCAATTCTTGCGGTGATGCCGTGGAATTTTCCCTTTTGGCAAGTGTTCCGCTTTGCTGCACCAGCACTAATGGCGGGAAATGTCGGCTTACTCAAACACGCTTCCAATGTGCCGCAGTGCGCCTTGGCAATTGAAGATATTATCCGACGCGCGGGTTTTCCTGAAGGTGCGTTTCAAACTCTATTAATAGGCGCTGCCAAAGTCGCTGATTTAATGGCTGATGACCGCGTAAAAGCTGCCACCTTAACTGGAAGCGAACCAGCAGGCATATCCCTCGCTGTCGCCGCCGGCAAACAAATCAAAAAAACAGTTTTGGAATTGGGAGGAAGCGATCCATTTATTGTGTTAGAAAGTGCTGACTTAGAGACAGCAGTTGTCACAGCTACTACAGCAAGGATGTTGAATAACGGGCAATCATGTATTGCAGCGAAACGTTTTATTGTCGCAGAAGCGATCGCAGATAAATTTGAAAAATTGCTTTTAGAAAAATTCGAGGCGCTAAAAGTAGGCGATCCTATGCAATCGGATACCGATTTAGGCCCATTGGCAACACCTGGTATTCTCCAGGATTTAGATCAACAAGTACAAGCTGCTACCAAAATTGGTGGTAAAGTCCTCACCGGCGGACATCCTTTATCAGATCGTCCAGGGAACTTTTATCCGCCAACGATTATCATAGATATCCCGCCTGACACACCAATTGCAAAAGAAGAATTCTTTGGTCCAGTAGCCTTGTTGTTCCGGGTTCCTGATATCGATGCTGCCATTAAACTCGCTAATGACAGCCCCTTTGGATTAGGTGCAAGCGCTTGGACAAAGAACGACCAAGAATGCGATCGCTTGATTGAGGAAATCGAAGCCGGTGCCGTGTTTATCAACAGTATGGTCAAATCCGATCCCCGGTTGCCCTTTGGTGGTACTAAGCGTTCTGGATATGGCAGAGAATTGAGTATCCAGGGTATACATGAGTTTGTCAATGTGAAAACTGTGTGGGTTAAATAG
- a CDS encoding adenylate/guanylate cyclase domain-containing protein, with the protein MTELTLRLKEGDTETTIAVDQGIFTIGRLPECNLYLPFVGVSRNHARLAKTADGVWTIEDLGSKNGTQVNKYLINCPQELHHGDIVWLGNVSLVVMLTSAAAQSLPEYYASSDNNEQRTILHNVEQLQQQWIAADSKDGNISNKDKTIARLKDLVDIAKNLCAAASIEEIFSQVQQVVFRYLDSIDRLALLIDVNGCGQLELVNAATRNSSQQKHLPSDGSWISRSICQKVFEEKVVIQTADTHQDERFASEQSILVKGIRSAMAVPLWDENKVVGVLYADANLSSYHWANEGEEELSFFSALANLVASSVQRWLLVEKLKTEEMIRHRLERYHSPAVVQQLISVGGLPGGRLAPAESEISILFADLVGFTAISERLTPTAIAQLLNNLFEEMLKEVFTCGGTLDKYIGDCIMAFFGAPEPQADHADRAVTAAKGMLTRLEHLNANGFWHEPLQLRIAINSGKAVVGDVGSSQRVDYTALGATINLAARMEAVCPPSECVISQATHKMLSMPEDFQEMGDYRFKGIDRLVKVYQTNLQQVPTIIGH; encoded by the coding sequence ATGACTGAACTCACGCTACGCCTAAAAGAGGGAGATACGGAGACAACGATCGCAGTCGATCAAGGTATATTCACAATTGGTCGTTTGCCGGAATGTAACTTGTACTTACCTTTTGTTGGAGTCTCCCGCAACCATGCTCGCCTGGCGAAAACAGCAGACGGTGTGTGGACTATTGAGGATCTGGGCAGCAAAAACGGGACGCAAGTCAATAAATATCTGATTAACTGTCCCCAAGAGTTGCATCATGGTGATATCGTTTGGTTGGGCAATGTTAGCCTGGTAGTAATGCTCACAAGCGCTGCTGCTCAATCGCTACCTGAGTATTACGCAAGTTCGGACAATAATGAGCAGAGAACAATTCTGCACAATGTCGAACAATTACAACAGCAATGGATTGCAGCTGATAGCAAGGATGGCAATATCAGCAACAAGGACAAAACCATTGCCCGTCTCAAAGACTTAGTGGATATAGCGAAAAATCTTTGTGCAGCGGCATCTATAGAAGAGATTTTTTCTCAGGTACAGCAAGTAGTTTTTCGTTACCTTGATAGTATCGATCGCTTGGCACTATTAATTGATGTTAATGGTTGCGGTCAATTAGAGTTAGTGAACGCTGCTACGAGAAATAGTTCCCAACAAAAACATCTCCCCTCAGATGGAAGTTGGATTAGTCGGAGTATCTGTCAAAAGGTATTTGAGGAAAAAGTTGTCATTCAAACCGCCGATACCCATCAAGATGAAAGGTTTGCTAGTGAACAGAGTATTTTAGTCAAAGGCATTCGTAGCGCGATGGCAGTGCCTTTATGGGATGAAAATAAGGTTGTGGGCGTACTCTATGCCGATGCTAATCTTTCTTCTTACCATTGGGCAAATGAAGGTGAGGAAGAACTCAGCTTTTTCTCAGCTTTAGCAAATCTTGTAGCTTCTAGCGTCCAGCGTTGGTTGCTGGTAGAGAAACTCAAAACTGAAGAGATGATTCGTCACCGACTAGAACGCTATCATTCTCCAGCAGTTGTACAGCAGTTGATCTCTGTAGGCGGATTACCGGGTGGTCGTTTAGCTCCCGCTGAGAGCGAAATCAGTATTTTGTTTGCGGATTTAGTTGGTTTTACAGCAATTTCTGAACGATTAACGCCAACTGCGATCGCTCAACTATTAAATAATTTATTTGAAGAAATGCTAAAAGAAGTGTTTACTTGCGGTGGCACTTTAGATAAATATATTGGCGATTGTATTATGGCGTTTTTTGGCGCTCCAGAACCGCAAGCAGATCACGCCGATCGCGCTGTTACTGCTGCCAAAGGAATGCTTACTCGTCTCGAACATTTAAACGCCAATGGTTTTTGGCACGAACCCCTGCAATTACGGATTGCTATCAATAGTGGTAAGGCTGTTGTGGGAGATGTTGGTAGTTCCCAAAGGGTAGATTATACGGCATTAGGCGCGACGATTAATCTTGCTGCTCGGATGGAAGCAGTTTGTCCCCCTAGTGAATGCGTGATTAGTCAAGCCACTCATAAAATGCTTTCAATGCCTGAAGACTTCCAGGAAATGGGAGATTATCGTTTCAAAGGTATTGATCGATTAGTTAAGGTTTATCAGACAAATTTGCAGCAAGTGCCAACAATTATTGGTCATTAG
- the ylqF gene encoding ribosome biogenesis GTPase YlqF, translating to MAITQNYRLNVIQWYPGHIAKAEKKLKEQLKRVDVVFEVRDARIPLATHHPQIGEWVEGKTRVLILNRVDMITPQMRSLWIDWFKRQGEVPYFTNAQHGKGIAEVARAAQAAGVELNQRRSDRGMLPRPVRAVVIGFPNVGKSALINRLLGRRVVESAARPGVTRQLRWVRISEHLELLDAPGVIPLRLEDQDAALKLAICDDIGEASYDNQLVAAALVDLFNYLEAVTTDLLPKKPLQSRYQLDSTSDTGDTYLHALAEHRYKGDVERAARQLLTDFRKGLLGEMSLELPPN from the coding sequence GTGGCTATAACTCAAAACTATAGATTAAACGTAATTCAATGGTATCCAGGTCACATTGCGAAAGCGGAAAAGAAGCTCAAAGAACAGCTGAAGCGCGTAGATGTGGTATTTGAGGTACGAGATGCCCGAATTCCCTTAGCGACTCATCATCCCCAAATAGGTGAGTGGGTAGAGGGTAAGACACGGGTATTGATACTTAACCGAGTAGATATGATTACGCCGCAAATGCGATCGCTGTGGATAGATTGGTTTAAACGTCAAGGGGAAGTCCCTTATTTTACCAACGCTCAACATGGTAAAGGTATAGCAGAAGTGGCGCGAGCAGCGCAAGCGGCCGGAGTAGAACTCAATCAAAGAAGAAGCGATCGCGGAATGTTACCTCGTCCAGTCCGGGCTGTGGTAATTGGTTTTCCCAATGTTGGTAAATCAGCTTTGATTAACCGCCTTTTAGGACGGCGAGTAGTGGAAAGTGCAGCCCGTCCTGGGGTAACTCGCCAATTGCGCTGGGTGCGAATTTCTGAACATTTGGAATTGTTAGATGCTCCTGGTGTCATCCCTCTAAGGTTGGAAGACCAAGACGCAGCATTGAAATTAGCCATTTGTGATGATATCGGCGAAGCATCTTACGATAATCAGCTAGTAGCAGCAGCCTTAGTGGATTTATTCAACTACTTGGAAGCTGTAACTACAGATTTGTTACCGAAGAAACCATTACAGTCCCGCTACCAACTCGATTCGACCTCAGACACCGGGGATACTTATCTACATGCTTTAGCAGAGCATCGTTACAAAGGTGATGTAGAGCGTGCTGCAAGGCAACTTTTAACAGATTTTCGTAAGGGGTTATTAGGTGAAATGAGTTTAGAATTACCGCCCAATTAA
- a CDS encoding glyoxalase/bleomycin resistance/dioxygenase family protein — protein sequence MVFEYTNAFVTIGSVNFDKLVNFYTKFLEQKAVSLIPNVYAEFNLVGMRLGIFKPKKTNESEFEAMSNDSPLGVYAKSKISLCLEVSNLEDSIAHLTALGYPPPGNISTASHGREIYAYDPDGNRLILHHAATTESH from the coding sequence ATGGTTTTCGAGTACACTAACGCATTTGTCACTATAGGATCGGTTAATTTTGATAAATTAGTAAATTTTTATACTAAATTTCTGGAGCAAAAAGCAGTTAGTTTGATTCCGAATGTCTATGCTGAGTTTAATTTGGTTGGTATGCGATTAGGTATTTTTAAACCCAAAAAGACAAACGAATCGGAATTTGAAGCGATGTCTAACGACAGCCCACTTGGTGTCTACGCCAAAAGTAAGATAAGTTTGTGTTTAGAAGTGAGTAACTTAGAAGATTCGATCGCTCACCTAACAGCTTTAGGTTATCCTCCACCAGGAAATATTTCCACTGCTTCCCACGGCAGAGAAATTTATGCCTATGACCCTGATGGCAATCGTCTGATTTTACATCACGCTGCTACTACAGAGAGTCATTAG
- a CDS encoding bifunctional ADP-dependent NAD(P)H-hydrate dehydratase/NAD(P)H-hydrate epimerase, with amino-acid sequence MQRQEKISQVIVTAGQMRDIEDRIFAAGMPVVALMEKVAGLVARRIQEIPQIPCKKAGYVASNSLLKKGLPQAVGSRVGILVGPGHNGGDALVVARELHFRGYEVWIYSPFSKFKELTSQHLQYAQSLGIPIYQTIEQLPDSDLLVDGLFGFGLEKNLTDPIASAINQLNELSVPIYSIDLPSGLHTDTGVVLGTAIRATHTFCLGLWKLAFFQDPALEYVGKAELIDFDIPLADVEAVLKDAPSIKRITPTTALATLPLPRPPVTHKYKEGHLLLICGSRRYAGGAILTGLGARASGVGMLSIAVPESLKSLLVSHLPEALIIGCPETESGAIAQLQLPEKTDLTSFNAIACGPGLTRDATPIVQEVIESERPLILDADGLNILAQMGAIATLKKRLAVTVLTPHAGEFQRLFPDIADAKHDRVKAAQEAALQSGAVVLLKGARTAIANPQGAIWMITESTPALARGGSGDVLTGLLGGLLAQAATKQISVEDIVATAAWWHSQAGILAAQERTELGVDAFTLTQYLLKVLS; translated from the coding sequence ATGCAAAGGCAAGAAAAAATTTCACAAGTAATAGTCACTGCTGGGCAGATGCGCGATATTGAAGATCGGATCTTTGCAGCAGGAATGCCTGTAGTAGCTTTAATGGAAAAGGTGGCGGGATTAGTTGCCCGTCGGATTCAAGAGATCCCCCAAATTCCCTGTAAAAAGGCAGGCTATGTTGCTTCAAACAGCCTCTTAAAAAAAGGGTTGCCCCAAGCGGTGGGATCCCGTGTTGGAATTCTTGTCGGTCCTGGTCATAATGGTGGGGATGCTTTAGTAGTAGCCCGTGAATTACACTTTCGTGGGTATGAGGTTTGGATTTATTCTCCTTTCTCTAAGTTTAAGGAATTAACTTCGCAGCACTTGCAGTATGCTCAGAGTTTGGGCATTCCAATTTATCAAACAATTGAGCAACTGCCAGATTCTGATTTGTTGGTTGATGGCTTGTTTGGGTTTGGTTTAGAAAAAAATCTGACCGATCCTATTGCCTCTGCAATTAATCAGCTAAATGAATTGTCTGTGCCGATTTATAGCATCGATTTACCTTCAGGTTTACACACCGATACTGGCGTTGTATTAGGAACTGCCATTCGCGCCACTCACACTTTTTGCTTGGGTTTATGGAAACTAGCTTTCTTCCAAGATCCGGCGCTGGAATATGTTGGCAAAGCTGAGTTAATCGATTTTGATATTCCTTTAGCTGATGTAGAAGCTGTTCTCAAAGATGCACCCAGCATTAAACGTATTACACCAACAACGGCACTCGCTACTTTACCCTTACCTCGCCCACCAGTTACCCACAAATATAAAGAAGGACACTTACTCCTGATTTGCGGTTCGCGACGCTATGCCGGTGGAGCAATTTTAACTGGTTTAGGTGCTAGGGCTAGTGGTGTGGGGATGCTTTCGATTGCTGTACCCGAATCGCTAAAATCTCTTTTGGTGTCGCACTTGCCAGAAGCGCTAATTATCGGTTGTCCAGAGACGGAAAGTGGAGCGATCGCTCAATTACAATTACCCGAAAAAACCGATCTGACTTCCTTTAATGCGATCGCTTGTGGCCCTGGTTTAACACGAGATGCTACTCCTATTGTGCAAGAGGTCATAGAAAGCGAACGCCCTTTGATTCTCGATGCCGATGGTTTAAATATTTTGGCACAAATGGGAGCGATCGCCACTTTAAAAAAACGTCTTGCCGTAACCGTACTCACACCCCACGCTGGTGAATTCCAGCGATTGTTTCCTGATATCGCCGATGCCAAACATGACAGGGTGAAAGCAGCACAGGAAGCAGCCCTACAAAGTGGGGCAGTGGTCTTATTGAAAGGAGCGAGAACTGCGATCGCAAATCCTCAAGGTGCCATTTGGATGATTACTGAAAGCACACCCGCTCTGGCACGTGGAGGTAGCGGTGACGTATTAACTGGGCTACTAGGTGGATTGTTGGCACAAGCCGCAACTAAACAGATTTCTGTAGAAGATATTGTGGCAACTGCCGCTTGGTGGCATTCACAAGCCGGTATTTTAGCAGCCCAAGAGCGGACTGAATTGGGTGTAGATGCCTTTACATTGACACAATATTTGCTCAAAGTTCTCAGTTAG